In Clostridium sp. DL-VIII, the following proteins share a genomic window:
- a CDS encoding MBL fold metallo-hydrolase has product MVFCSLYSGSSGNSMFVASNKAKILIDAGLPGKKIDMALQEINEDPRELNGIFITHEHSDHIKGIGVLSRKYDIPIYANADTWSAMENSIGKVKEHNIKIIDKRSVTELNDMSIKAFNIPHDAAAPMGYTVSCGNKSVSIATDFGTFTREIYDNIKESEVILLESNHDVNMLKFGPYPYQLKRRILSEIGHLSNDDCGSAIVELYKCFTNKKIILGHLSNTNNHPDLAYQTVLNVLNQNGIKQKEDIILTMANRHNPSSYIEI; this is encoded by the coding sequence ATGGTATTTTGTTCTTTATATAGCGGCAGTAGCGGAAATAGTATGTTTGTTGCTTCAAATAAAGCCAAAATACTAATTGATGCAGGACTTCCGGGTAAAAAAATAGATATGGCATTGCAAGAGATTAATGAAGATCCAAGAGAATTAAATGGGATTTTTATAACTCATGAACATAGTGATCATATTAAAGGAATAGGAGTATTATCTAGAAAATATGACATTCCTATATATGCAAATGCAGATACTTGGTCAGCTATGGAAAATTCAATTGGAAAAGTAAAAGAACACAATATAAAAATAATTGACAAAAGATCAGTTACAGAGTTAAATGATATGAGTATTAAAGCATTCAATATCCCACATGATGCAGCGGCACCTATGGGATATACAGTGAGCTGCGGTAATAAGAGCGTAAGTATAGCAACAGATTTTGGGACTTTTACAAGGGAAATTTATGATAATATAAAAGAATCAGAGGTTATACTTCTTGAGAGTAACCATGATGTTAATATGCTTAAGTTTGGACCATATCCATATCAATTAAAAAGAAGAATTCTTAGTGAAATAGGGCATTTGTCCAATGATGATTGTGGAAGTGCTATTGTTGAACTATATAAGTGTTTCACTAATAAAAAGATTATATTGGGACACTTAAGTAATACCAATAATCATCCTGATTTGGCGTATCAAACTGTTTTGAATGTATTAAATCAAAATGGAATTAAGCAGAAGGAAGACATAATATTAACTATGGCAAATAGACACAATCCAAGTAGTTATATAGAAATTTGA
- a CDS encoding dUTP diphosphatase, with the protein MNIQPLFKMQKKYNDSLLINEELDLHKLQVRKNLEFAIAIGDLANETNCFNYLLNDTIPVNITEIFNKYINCISQALTLGIDHKYTDLIAVSMNPNDYCLSDQFLNLYIDINDLIASPSMDHYLTLFEDLLSLGLTLGFSESQIQCQFVKDLDNLVIL; encoded by the coding sequence ATGAATATTCAGCCACTATTTAAAATGCAAAAAAAATATAATGATAGTTTACTTATAAATGAAGAGCTAGATCTACATAAGTTACAAGTTCGTAAAAACTTAGAATTCGCAATAGCTATTGGTGATTTAGCTAATGAAACTAATTGTTTTAATTATTTATTAAATGATACTATTCCTGTCAATATAACTGAAATATTCAATAAGTATATAAATTGTATTTCTCAAGCTTTAACACTAGGAATCGATCACAAGTATACAGATTTGATAGCAGTTTCAATGAATCCTAATGATTATTGCTTAAGTGATCAATTTTTAAATTTATATATTGATATTAATGATTTAATTGCCTCACCATCAATGGATCACTATTTAACTTTATTTGAAGACCTGTTAAGTCTAGGTTTAACATTAGGTTTTTCAGAATCTCAAATTCAATGCCAATTTGTTAAAGATTTAGATAATTTAGTAATTCTTTAA
- a CDS encoding NAD(P)/FAD-dependent oxidoreductase produces the protein MIYHDLIIAGGGASGLMAAIIAKEFGADVAVVEGTDRIGKKILVTGNGRCNISNKNISYPYKCFHSENNDFFQEALNKFTVKDTESIFLSLGLPLVELENGKMYPKSLQASSVIDILRMALDDRQIPLYTNCKVISVSKKKNFVLTTSSDEYTNLSCNKLILSCGGKSAVKTGSDGSGYRLGKSLGHSITETLPGIVQLKLDYPYLKALSGIKFDGSASILIDDQIIRTEIGEILFTDYGISGPPILQLSSYASKALSKNSKVIIRVDMFPHESKEDVENFFSTHFSTFDYREISSALIGVIHKKLIPTILKDVGIKDIHEPCSNIGWKHINRLVDTFKKWDFNCIGTNGFSNAQVTTGGINTSEVNNLTLESKLVKNLYLCGEILDVHGDCGGFNLQWAWSSGYLAGKSASQNL, from the coding sequence ATGATTTATCACGATTTAATAATTGCTGGTGGTGGTGCATCAGGTCTAATGGCTGCAATTATAGCTAAAGAATTTGGCGCAGATGTAGCTGTTGTAGAAGGCACCGATAGAATCGGAAAGAAAATTCTTGTAACCGGCAATGGAAGATGTAACATTTCAAATAAAAATATTTCGTATCCATATAAATGTTTTCATAGTGAAAATAATGACTTCTTCCAAGAAGCTTTAAATAAATTTACTGTTAAAGATACTGAAAGCATATTTTTATCTCTTGGTTTGCCCTTGGTAGAACTAGAGAATGGCAAAATGTATCCAAAATCTCTTCAAGCTTCTTCTGTAATAGATATACTCAGAATGGCCTTAGATGATAGACAAATTCCTTTATACACAAATTGTAAAGTAATTTCTGTAAGTAAGAAGAAGAACTTTGTTTTAACCACAAGCAGCGATGAGTATACTAATCTTTCTTGCAATAAGCTTATTTTGAGCTGTGGCGGAAAATCTGCTGTTAAAACTGGTTCTGATGGTTCAGGATATAGATTAGGTAAATCGCTAGGACATAGCATTACAGAAACACTTCCTGGAATTGTCCAATTGAAATTAGATTATCCTTATTTAAAAGCTTTATCAGGAATTAAATTCGATGGATCTGCTTCCATATTAATAGATGATCAGATTATTCGTACTGAAATTGGAGAGATCTTATTTACAGACTATGGGATTTCTGGTCCACCGATATTACAATTATCTTCTTATGCTTCTAAAGCACTTTCTAAAAATTCAAAAGTAATAATCAGGGTAGATATGTTTCCGCATGAAAGCAAAGAAGATGTTGAAAATTTCTTTTCTACACATTTTTCCACCTTTGACTACAGAGAAATATCCTCAGCTTTAATTGGAGTTATACATAAAAAATTAATTCCTACAATCTTAAAGGATGTCGGAATAAAGGATATTCATGAGCCTTGCTCCAATATCGGCTGGAAGCATATTAACAGGCTGGTTGATACGTTTAAAAAGTGGGACTTCAATTGTATTGGCACAAATGGCTTTTCTAACGCCCAAGTTACTACAGGTGGTATAAATACAAGCGAAGTTAATAACTTAACCTTAGAATCTAAACTAGTTAAAAATTTATACCTCTGTGGAGAAATCTTAGATGTTCACGGAGATTGTGGCGGATTTAATCTTCAATGGGCTTGGAGTTCTGGTTACTTAGCTGGAAAATCAGCGTCTCAAAATCTCTAA
- a CDS encoding ATP-binding protein, which yields MIKGYQTEILKIYEKLREDEAKALKIRKEEISEKYPEIIELDNKIQKLSLQMAVSILKSTDGEKAVDDYKESITDLRIKKCEMLVERGYDPEYLNLHYHCNKCKDTGFIGNVKCSCYKQKLIKLYYKNSELESTISYNNFDNFDLNLFSSHKLGEEKFSPRKNMENNLDYILKDYLPNFSKTSTNLLFYGNPGSGKTYLSYCIAKAVLDMGYLVIYKTSDELIKNLRDIRFNNDSSLESLILECDLLIIDDLGAEYLNEFSVTELFTVINKRILTKKKMLISTNLTLPGITKQYSERIASRLIGEFRLCKFYSEDIRIKKNLQKSR from the coding sequence ATGATTAAAGGCTATCAAACTGAAATTTTAAAAATATATGAAAAACTTAGAGAAGATGAAGCTAAAGCTTTAAAAATTAGAAAAGAAGAAATATCCGAAAAATACCCTGAAATTATTGAATTAGATAATAAAATTCAAAAGCTATCCTTACAAATGGCAGTTTCCATTTTAAAATCTACTGATGGTGAAAAAGCAGTAGACGATTATAAGGAAAGTATAACTGACCTAAGAATAAAAAAATGTGAAATGCTGGTTGAAAGAGGATATGATCCTGAATACTTAAATTTACATTATCACTGTAATAAGTGTAAAGATACAGGCTTTATAGGTAATGTTAAGTGTAGCTGTTACAAACAAAAATTAATTAAATTATATTATAAAAATTCTGAGTTAGAGAGCACAATATCATATAACAATTTTGATAATTTTGATTTAAACTTATTTTCAAGTCATAAACTTGGGGAAGAGAAATTTTCTCCAAGAAAAAACATGGAAAATAATCTGGACTATATATTAAAAGATTATCTTCCGAACTTCTCAAAAACATCAACAAATCTATTATTTTATGGTAATCCTGGCAGCGGAAAAACTTACTTATCTTACTGCATAGCTAAGGCTGTGCTAGATATGGGTTATTTAGTAATATATAAGACCTCTGATGAATTAATTAAGAATTTGAGAGACATTAGATTTAATAACGATTCCTCTTTAGAATCATTAATCTTAGAATGTGATTTGCTAATAATTGATGATCTAGGTGCTGAATATCTTAATGAATTCTCAGTAACAGAGCTCTTTACTGTAATTAATAAAAGAATTCTTACTAAAAAGAAAATGCTCATATCAACCAATTTAACACTACCAGGTATAACAAAGCAATATAGCGAAAGAATTGCCTCTAGATTAATTGGTGAGTTTAGGCTTTGCAAATTTTATTCAGAAGATATAAGAATTAAAAAGAATTTACAGAAAAGCAGATAA
- a CDS encoding MBL fold metallo-hydrolase, giving the protein MNLFSNINFLFHLTANNIKEYFKKSAEIKSDEILENSVNWFGHATTVINISDKIIITDPVFSSSLGYFKRVAKRPSYINNLRVDYILLSHGHMDHLNFSSLRKLNKDAIIIVPKGYVRLAKLLGFTKVFLLHPGDVYEDDFIKITAYEANHDGRRFYFGHDNESISYLIERENKRVFFAGDTALTNNFKGIICDVALMPVGCYKPDRFSYMHCTPEQSYEMFKMMICPIMIPIHYKTFRISLEDFTETRTSLLNLNDESIKIIDIGETYSF; this is encoded by the coding sequence TTGAATCTTTTTTCTAATATTAATTTTTTATTCCATTTAACAGCAAATAACATAAAAGAGTATTTCAAAAAAAGTGCTGAGATAAAATCTGATGAGATTTTAGAAAACTCGGTTAACTGGTTTGGTCATGCTACGACAGTTATTAATATATCTGACAAAATCATCATAACCGATCCTGTATTTTCCAGTTCATTAGGCTATTTTAAAAGAGTAGCAAAAAGACCATCATACATAAACAATTTAAGAGTTGATTATATACTGTTATCCCATGGACATATGGATCATTTGAATTTTTCATCACTTAGAAAATTAAATAAGGATGCAATTATTATTGTTCCAAAAGGATATGTTCGTCTTGCTAAATTATTAGGCTTCACAAAAGTATTTTTATTACATCCTGGAGATGTATATGAAGATGATTTTATAAAAATCACTGCCTACGAAGCTAATCATGATGGAAGACGCTTTTATTTTGGACACGATAATGAAAGTATTTCTTATTTAATTGAAAGAGAAAATAAGCGTGTATTTTTTGCAGGTGATACAGCTCTTACAAATAATTTCAAAGGTATTATCTGTGATGTAGCATTAATGCCTGTAGGATGTTATAAACCTGATAGATTTTCGTACATGCATTGTACTCCAGAACAGAGCTATGAAATGTTTAAAATGATGATCTGCCCGATAATGATACCTATTCATTATAAAACTTTTAGAATTTCACTTGAAGACTTTACTGAAACTAGAACATCACTTTTAAACTTAAATGATGAGTCTATTAAAATTATAGATATAGGAGAAACTTATAGTTTTTAA
- a CDS encoding UDP-N-acetylglucosamine 1-carboxyvinyltransferase, whose product MERLVINGGNLLKGSVEINGAKNAAVAILPAAIMASEGKCIIDNIPDIEDVHCLERILKSLGCNIVKIDNNTLEIDSTNVNNVDACTDDARRMRASYYFIGALLSRFKKAKVVLPGGCAIGVRPIDQHIKGFEALGADVKIEHGAVNIKAKKLVGANIFFDVVSVGATINVMIAATLAEGVTVLENVAKEPHVVDVANFLNSMGADIKGAGTDVIRIKGVEKLKGCSYSVIPDQIEAGTFMIAAVATRGDVYIKNVIPKHLESITAKLTEMGAVIEEGDDCIRVTVNSELKGVNIKTTPYPGFPTDIQQPMSTLLSIVPGRSLITESIWENRHKHIDELKKMGANIKVEGRVAIIDGSQRLTGAVVKATDLRAGAAMVIAGLVAEGITEITSIEHIDRGYPHIENKFRALGADIKRIEVDEQ is encoded by the coding sequence ATGGAAAGATTAGTTATAAACGGCGGAAACTTGCTAAAAGGCAGCGTTGAGATAAACGGAGCTAAAAATGCAGCAGTAGCAATATTACCAGCAGCAATAATGGCAAGTGAAGGAAAATGCATAATTGATAACATACCAGATATAGAAGATGTACATTGCTTAGAAAGAATACTAAAAAGTTTAGGTTGCAATATAGTTAAGATAGATAATAATACTTTAGAGATAGATAGTACTAATGTTAATAATGTTGATGCATGCACAGATGATGCTAGAAGAATGAGAGCTTCATATTATTTTATAGGAGCTTTGCTCTCACGTTTTAAGAAGGCTAAGGTAGTTCTTCCAGGTGGATGTGCGATAGGTGTTAGGCCTATAGATCAACATATAAAAGGTTTTGAAGCTTTAGGTGCAGATGTAAAAATAGAACATGGAGCAGTTAATATTAAAGCTAAGAAATTAGTAGGTGCGAATATATTTTTTGATGTAGTTTCAGTAGGTGCAACTATAAATGTAATGATAGCTGCAACACTTGCAGAAGGAGTTACAGTACTAGAAAATGTAGCAAAAGAACCTCATGTTGTTGATGTAGCAAACTTCTTAAATTCAATGGGCGCAGATATAAAGGGCGCAGGAACAGATGTTATAAGAATTAAAGGCGTTGAGAAATTAAAGGGATGCTCATACAGCGTAATACCAGATCAAATAGAAGCTGGAACCTTTATGATAGCAGCAGTAGCAACACGTGGAGATGTTTATATAAAAAATGTCATTCCAAAGCACTTAGAGTCAATAACAGCTAAGCTTACAGAAATGGGAGCTGTAATTGAAGAAGGTGATGACTGTATTAGAGTCACTGTAAATTCTGAGCTTAAGGGAGTTAACATTAAAACGACTCCATATCCAGGGTTTCCAACTGATATTCAACAACCGATGTCAACACTATTAAGTATAGTACCAGGAAGAAGTTTAATTACTGAATCAATTTGGGAAAACAGACATAAACATATAGATGAATTAAAAAAGATGGGTGCTAATATAAAAGTTGAAGGCAGGGTGGCCATTATAGATGGCTCTCAAAGATTAACTGGAGCGGTAGTAAAAGCAACAGATTTAAGAGCTGGTGCAGCTATGGTTATAGCAGGCTTAGTTGCTGAAGGTATAACTGAAATAACTAGCATAGAACATATTGATAGGGGATATCCTCACATAGAAAATAAATTTAGAGCGTTAGGTGCGGATATTAAAAGAATAGAAGTTGATGAGCAATAA
- a CDS encoding SEC-C metal-binding domain-containing protein — protein sequence MSLYTDWTDMVVDYVKTKGENAFWAEYSKLEKSIYKDILASHKDAKKTTINKLASEYDSTVEFAMGFMDGINDSLKSQYDLESIDADTELTLDVNLDKLYFNMLDAKAEYLYTLPQWDGIFSAEKRNEIQKEYRESKIVRNLDKVGRNDLCPCGSGKKYKKCCGKEK from the coding sequence ATGAGTTTATATACAGATTGGACTGACATGGTTGTTGACTATGTTAAAACTAAAGGAGAAAATGCTTTTTGGGCAGAATATAGTAAATTAGAAAAATCAATATATAAAGATATATTAGCAAGCCATAAGGATGCTAAAAAGACTACTATTAATAAGTTAGCAAGTGAATATGATTCTACAGTAGAATTCGCTATGGGATTCATGGATGGAATAAATGATAGTTTAAAGAGCCAATATGATCTTGAATCTATTGATGCTGATACAGAATTAACATTAGATGTGAACTTAGACAAATTATATTTTAATATGCTAGACGCTAAAGCAGAATATTTATATACATTACCACAATGGGATGGAATATTCTCAGCAGAAAAAAGAAATGAAATACAAAAAGAATATAGAGAATCTAAAATTGTAAGAAACCTAGATAAGGTTGGAAGAAATGATCTATGCCCATGTGGAAGTGGAAAGAAATATAAGAAATGCTGTGGAAAAGAAAAATAG
- a CDS encoding DnaD domain protein, with product MSTFMLKNNFLNFTPVSNVFIERYMPQARGEFVKTYLLMLKHNISGELGVSSSILASSLNLLESDIMNALNYWNDQGVIKLTQIDKMGNFNVEFMELAEETVKTNNQVDLLEALDSSNTKDMLKDIEMLLARPLSPNEMSTYLNWQKEFGFSSELILILMEYCISKGKSDSRYIEKVALSWHDQKITTIEQAQNLIKKAEDKWLNIRKILNYLGINNTDIMKPQQDLIEKWLLIYKFSNEIVFKACDVCFERLNRADFKYIDGILTNWNKNNIRTLEDIALKDNKNTKNSKYPKNYGSNNNDKSSLKFNNFEAREYDYDSLEKKLLGWDNDD from the coding sequence ATGAGCACATTTATGTTAAAAAATAATTTTCTTAACTTCACTCCTGTTAGCAATGTATTCATAGAAAGATATATGCCACAAGCTAGAGGTGAATTTGTAAAAACTTATTTGTTGATGCTAAAGCATAATATTTCTGGCGAGTTAGGCGTTAGCTCATCAATACTAGCTTCCTCACTTAATTTATTGGAATCAGACATTATGAATGCACTGAATTATTGGAACGATCAAGGAGTTATAAAACTTACTCAAATAGATAAAATGGGAAACTTTAATGTAGAATTCATGGAGCTGGCTGAAGAAACAGTTAAAACTAATAATCAAGTCGATTTGTTAGAAGCTCTTGATAGCTCTAATACTAAGGATATGTTAAAAGATATAGAAATGCTTCTAGCTAGACCATTATCTCCAAATGAAATGTCTACTTACTTAAATTGGCAAAAAGAATTTGGCTTCTCTTCTGAATTAATTTTAATTTTAATGGAATACTGTATATCAAAAGGAAAAAGCGATTCACGTTATATAGAAAAAGTCGCCTTATCTTGGCATGATCAAAAAATAACAACCATTGAACAAGCTCAAAACTTAATAAAAAAGGCAGAAGATAAGTGGCTCAACATAAGAAAAATATTAAATTATCTTGGTATAAATAATACTGATATAATGAAACCCCAACAAGATTTAATAGAAAAATGGCTTCTTATATATAAATTTTCAAATGAAATTGTTTTTAAAGCCTGTGATGTATGTTTCGAGAGATTAAATAGAGCAGATTTTAAATATATTGATGGTATATTAACTAACTGGAATAAAAACAATATTAGAACTCTAGAAGACATAGCCCTTAAAGATAATAAGAATACTAAAAACTCTAAATATCCAAAAAATTACGGCTCTAATAATAATGATAAATCCTCTCTTAAATTCAATAATTTTGAAGCAAGAGAATATGATTATGATTCATTAGAAAAAAAACTTTTAGGATGGGATAATGATGATTAA
- a CDS encoding acyl-ACP thioesterase domain-containing protein has translation MSKDFTKKYEIHYYEVDAKLKCKLSSVIDFICDVGTQQSESLGGGIEFCEKNNCAWVFYKDDIKMYRYPNFGETITINTQPIGFKKFYGLRKYTIADEKNNIIGEASALFFLIDINKRRPTRIQEEQYDMYGIDGDVDYDISMDRIEKLDNGQYTKQFNIRYSDIDSNNHVNNVKYVEWAIEAVPLEIINSYSIRRIKIIFEKETVYGESILSSATVKEIDNDNLKSYHTIRNLDGTEVTVLEAEWEKLQDN, from the coding sequence ATGAGTAAAGATTTTACAAAGAAATATGAGATACATTATTATGAAGTAGATGCTAAACTGAAATGTAAGTTATCATCAGTAATTGATTTTATTTGCGATGTAGGAACCCAGCAATCAGAATCTCTTGGCGGTGGAATCGAGTTTTGTGAAAAAAATAATTGCGCTTGGGTATTTTATAAGGACGATATAAAAATGTATAGGTACCCAAATTTTGGTGAAACAATAACTATTAATACTCAGCCAATAGGTTTTAAGAAGTTTTATGGATTAAGAAAATATACTATCGCGGATGAGAAAAACAATATTATTGGAGAGGCATCTGCATTATTTTTTTTAATTGATATTAATAAAAGAAGACCTACACGAATACAAGAAGAACAATATGATATGTACGGAATAGATGGAGATGTAGACTATGATATAAGTATGGATAGAATTGAGAAATTAGATAATGGACAATACACTAAGCAATTTAATATTAGATATAGTGATATTGACTCCAATAATCATGTTAATAATGTTAAGTATGTTGAATGGGCAATTGAAGCTGTTCCACTTGAAATAATTAATAGTTATAGCATAAGAAGAATTAAAATAATATTCGAAAAAGAGACTGTATATGGGGAAAGTATATTGTCATCTGCAACTGTAAAAGAGATTGATAATGACAATCTAAAATCGTATCATACAATAAGAAATTTAGATGGTACTGAAGTTACAGTATTAGAGGCTGAGTGGGAAAAGTTACAGGATAATTAA
- a CDS encoding DMT family transporter, with the protein MFGIICAIISGIAMSVQGVFNTRLGEKIGVWETTLLVQIIALIVSLVVFFFQGSGGYSHLKEANKLYFLGGVLGVVITFTVMKSVSSMGPTLGIGIILISQLLAAAIIDAFGLFGSEKIRFLPNHFLGIAIMIAGIVIFKWNH; encoded by the coding sequence ATGTTTGGAATAATATGTGCAATAATTTCTGGAATTGCTATGAGCGTACAAGGAGTATTTAATACAAGATTAGGTGAAAAAATAGGGGTATGGGAGACTACATTATTAGTTCAAATCATTGCCCTTATTGTTAGTCTTGTAGTTTTTTTCTTTCAAGGCAGTGGCGGTTACTCTCATTTAAAAGAAGCTAATAAACTTTATTTTTTAGGCGGTGTTTTAGGTGTTGTAATAACTTTTACTGTAATGAAAAGTGTTAGTTCAATGGGGCCTACTCTAGGTATCGGTATTATATTAATATCTCAATTACTTGCTGCAGCAATTATTGATGCTTTTGGTCTATTTGGAAGCGAAAAGATTAGATTTCTCCCAAATCATTTTTTAGGTATTGCCATTATGATTGCCGGTATTGTAATATTTAAATGGAATCACTGA
- a CDS encoding S8 family serine peptidase, producing MFSFTNKIDDNLKYYISKNAYKNYRILIQYKDFQSSISKKIVSHKGTVHHVIEAANLISAELSSKAIDRLSEYPEIKKIYLDEYLFLCGMSVTTANKVHFSDKSTLSGAGIGIGLVDSGIFPHQDLVSPSSKIELFEDLINNFRYPYDDNGHGTSIAGILCGSGLSSNNMYKGICHKSKLFCYKAFDKLGKGFASDILYSIESLSNISKDNNIKILCLPFELLTHNAFIISCFDIIFNYAISKGLLPIVPSGSNLNNKSLIMGISTLSSCITVGGLNTTTSVIKPYNYSSTGPYGKLLKPDLSAACVNVVSLNSDNNYISEKDGVKIYPSKLEVPYKTFTGSSIATAYISGLCALQCEKNPSITFKDMVALLKVACDPIEDISNAAQGEGSVNINKLMN from the coding sequence ATGTTTTCATTTACTAACAAAATAGATGATAATTTGAAGTATTATATATCCAAAAATGCCTACAAAAATTATCGGATACTTATTCAGTATAAAGACTTTCAGTCTTCAATTTCAAAAAAAATAGTTTCACATAAAGGCACCGTACATCATGTTATAGAAGCCGCTAACCTTATAAGTGCTGAACTTAGTTCTAAGGCTATAGATAGACTTTCAGAATATCCTGAAATCAAAAAAATCTACTTAGATGAATACTTATTTTTATGTGGCATGAGTGTTACTACTGCTAATAAAGTTCATTTTTCTGATAAGAGCACTTTATCAGGAGCAGGAATTGGTATAGGTCTAGTAGATAGTGGTATATTTCCTCATCAAGACTTAGTTTCTCCTAGCAGTAAAATAGAATTATTTGAAGATTTAATTAATAATTTTCGATATCCTTATGATGACAATGGTCACGGCACATCAATTGCTGGAATTTTATGTGGCAGTGGTTTGTCTTCAAATAACATGTATAAAGGAATATGCCACAAGAGTAAATTGTTTTGCTATAAAGCATTTGATAAGCTTGGAAAAGGATTTGCTTCTGATATACTATACTCTATAGAAAGCTTATCTAATATATCCAAGGACAATAATATAAAAATATTATGCTTACCTTTTGAACTTTTAACACATAATGCATTTATTATTTCTTGCTTTGATATAATCTTTAACTATGCCATATCCAAAGGATTACTTCCAATAGTACCAAGTGGAAGTAATTTAAATAATAAATCATTAATTATGGGAATTTCAACACTTTCAAGCTGCATTACTGTTGGAGGATTAAACACAACTACTTCTGTAATAAAACCGTATAACTATTCTTCTACAGGACCTTATGGTAAGTTATTAAAACCTGATTTATCTGCTGCTTGTGTGAATGTAGTTTCTTTAAATTCTGATAACAACTATATTTCAGAGAAAGATGGTGTTAAGATCTACCCAAGCAAGTTAGAGGTTCCATATAAAACTTTTACTGGTTCCTCTATTGCCACAGCTTATATTAGCGGCTTATGTGCTCTTCAATGCGAAAAGAATCCTTCTATAACTTTTAAGGATATGGTTGCTTTACTAAAAGTTGCATGCGATCCTATTGAAGATATATCTAATGCTGCTCAGGGTGAAGGCTCAGTAAATATAAACAAACTTATGAATTAA
- a CDS encoding DUF1858 domain-containing protein has protein sequence MITKDMTIGEVVNTDASKAQVLMSFGMGCVGCPSAQAETLAEAAVVHGLNLDDLLEALNR, from the coding sequence ATGATAACTAAGGATATGACAATAGGTGAAGTAGTTAATACTGATGCATCTAAGGCACAAGTATTAATGAGTTTTGGAATGGGATGTGTTGGATGTCCATCTGCTCAAGCTGAAACTTTAGCAGAAGCTGCAGTAGTACATGGATTAAATCTAGATGATTTATTAGAAGCGTTAAATAGATAA